The following proteins come from a genomic window of Natrinema saccharevitans:
- a CDS encoding DUF424 domain-containing protein: MIVNERQTQEGLLVAVCDEDVLGETFEEGDLSLTVTEEFYGGDVVEERAVVESLAQADVANIVGTRAVELAVEEGFIDEANVLEVGATLHAQLLRMQ, encoded by the coding sequence ATGATCGTCAACGAACGACAGACCCAGGAGGGGCTGCTGGTGGCCGTCTGTGACGAGGACGTTCTGGGCGAGACCTTCGAGGAGGGCGATCTCTCGCTGACCGTCACCGAGGAGTTCTACGGCGGCGACGTAGTCGAGGAGCGCGCGGTCGTCGAGAGCCTCGCGCAGGCCGACGTGGCAAACATCGTCGGCACCCGCGCCGTCGAACTCGCCGTCGAGGAGGGCTTCATCGACGAGGCGAACGTCCTCGAGGTCGGGGCGACGCTGCACGCGCAGTTGCTGCGGATGCAGTAG
- a CDS encoding tetratricopeptide repeat protein, with the protein MTDRDDDRDHQFSEGEGFGDPYEEFDLDPPELGVDPSKVDPVDSRVVTDTLDEHNIDSDDVDATELLDVGLNYMQINRYEQATEAFERTARYAEDDRLEQEAWVNKGVAHAELEEYDEAIGAHREALRIDDESEHAATAETNLAYALWEFGETTEALEHAERAIEIDERFAAGWFNRAFFLSERGLSEEALHCIDNAIRLGLRNAKVLEEKAEILEELGEFDQAEEIAEEANEMRERAEQEMMDDRKETLGGGQGGPGGMGAGPGAGGQPGLGTGRQSRPQQGDFGLEGLGLGDLGTDDEDEDREWELE; encoded by the coding sequence ATGACTGACCGAGACGACGATCGCGACCATCAGTTCTCCGAGGGCGAGGGCTTCGGCGATCCCTACGAGGAGTTCGATCTGGATCCGCCGGAACTCGGCGTCGATCCCTCGAAGGTCGACCCCGTCGACTCCCGCGTCGTCACCGATACGCTGGACGAACACAACATCGATTCGGACGACGTCGACGCCACCGAACTGCTCGACGTCGGACTGAACTACATGCAGATCAACCGCTACGAGCAGGCCACCGAGGCCTTCGAGCGGACCGCTCGCTACGCCGAGGACGACCGTCTCGAGCAGGAGGCCTGGGTCAACAAGGGCGTCGCCCACGCCGAACTCGAGGAGTACGACGAGGCGATCGGGGCCCACCGCGAGGCGCTGCGGATCGACGACGAGAGCGAACACGCCGCCACCGCGGAGACGAACCTCGCCTACGCGCTCTGGGAGTTCGGCGAGACCACCGAGGCGCTCGAACACGCCGAACGCGCCATCGAGATCGACGAACGCTTCGCCGCCGGCTGGTTCAACCGCGCGTTCTTCCTCTCGGAGCGCGGCCTCTCCGAGGAGGCGCTGCACTGCATCGACAACGCGATCCGGCTGGGCCTGCGCAACGCGAAGGTCTTAGAGGAGAAAGCGGAGATTCTCGAGGAACTCGGCGAGTTCGATCAGGCCGAGGAGATCGCCGAGGAGGCGAACGAGATGCGCGAGCGGGCCGAACAGGAGATGATGGACGACCGCAAGGAAACCCTCGGCGGGGGCCAGGGCGGCCCCGGCGGCATGGGTGCCGGACCGGGAGCCGGCGGCCAGCCCGGACTCGGAACCGGCCGGCAGTCGCGACCCCAGCAGGGCGACTTCGGCCTCGAGGGCCTGGGACTCGGTGACCTCGGCACCGACGACGAGGACGAGGACCGCGAGTGGGAACTCGAGTGA